One Schistocerca cancellata isolate TAMUIC-IGC-003103 chromosome 1, iqSchCanc2.1, whole genome shotgun sequence genomic region harbors:
- the LOC126169205 gene encoding uncharacterized protein LOC126169205 yields the protein MVSDERTPLLSHVVLLVPKEPGAATVVAPGPMLPVAAIGGDGWSGLTNRELLAMAQDPFWVRLRTLTFWGFWVCWLVLFVAALSVVFTSPPCGEADCANDTLTTTPPATDLPSTVTLEAWTTMVPR from the coding sequence ATGGTGAGCGACGAGCGGACGCCCCTCCTCAGCCACGTGGTGCTGTTGGTTCCCAAGGAGCCCGGGGCGGCCACGGTGGTGGCGCCGGGTCCCATGCTACCCGTAGCCGCCATCGGCGGCGACGGGTGGTCCGGGCTCACCAACAGGGAGCTGCTGGCGATGGCGCAGGACCCGTTCTGGGTGCGGCTGCGGACGCTCACCTTCTGGGGTTTCTGGGTGTGCTGGTTGGTGCTTTTCGTGGCCGCCCTGTCCGTCGTCTTCACCAGTCCGCCGTGTGGCGAAGCGGACTGCGCCAACGACACACTCACCACGACGCCGCCAGCCACCGATCTTCCCTCCACTGTGACACTCGAGGCCTGGACAACTATG